The genomic segment GTCGTAGCTATAATGCGCAGAAATTCACCTCTTTTGGGGATCGTGACCATGCTTGACCAGTTCGACATCAAATTGCTTGCCGCGCTCCAGCAGAACAGCGAGATGACGCAGAGCGAGTTGTCGCAGCAGGTCAATCTTTCTGCGACCCAATGCGCGCGCCGTTTGGAAAGGCTGCGCAACGAGCAGTACATTCAGAATGTCGTTGCCATCCTCAATCCCGCAAAGTTGGGTTTCAGCGTCGTCGCTCATACTCTTGTCAGCCTCAGAGCGCATACGGAAGGCGGAAACGAGCGGCTTCATCGCTTCATCGAGACGGCGCCGGAGATTCTGGAGTGCTATTCGCAGACGGGGGACGCCGATTTTCTGATGAAGGTCATGACGCGCGACCTCGACCATCTCAGCCAGTTTCTCGAAAGAATGATCCGGGTCACCGACAATCTGGCGTCGGTCAAGTCAAGCATTGTCCTCAAGACGCTGAAAAAGACGACCGCTTTGCCGCTGCAGATCGTGACATGAGAGCGGCTTCAGCTACTCTCATCTGAGATAGTGGATGTGCGGGCGGGAATGATGGGGTGAGGCTTCGATGCGGGCCTCGACGGAAAAGACATCGCGCAGGAGGTTTTCGCTCAGCACGTCCTGCGGTGCGCCGGAGGCGACGATCCTGCCCCGCTGCATGATGATCAGCTGATCGCAGAACATGGCGGCATGGTTGAGATCGTGCAGCGCGACGATGCTGGTGATCGGCAGGCCGGAGACGAGCCGCATCAGGCCGATCTGGTGCTGGATATCGA from the Rhizobium sp. NZLR1 genome contains:
- a CDS encoding Lrp/AsnC family transcriptional regulator yields the protein MLDQFDIKLLAALQQNSEMTQSELSQQVNLSATQCARRLERLRNEQYIQNVVAILNPAKLGFSVVAHTLVSLRAHTEGGNERLHRFIETAPEILECYSQTGDADFLMKVMTRDLDHLSQFLERMIRVTDNLASVKSSIVLKTLKKTTALPLQIVT